The following are from one region of the Salvia splendens isolate huo1 chromosome 2, SspV2, whole genome shotgun sequence genome:
- the LOC121792105 gene encoding high mobility group B protein 1-like, translated as MKTGSRSRGATRKETKDALKPVDDRRAGKRKGVEKVDTRKSKKEKTAIKDPNKPKRPPSAFFVFLEDFRKTFKKENPNVKAVSAVGKAGGERWKSLSEAEKAPYEAKAAKRKAEYEKLMTAYLKKQESSSDEDDEGSEKSASEVHDDEQEEDEEEEEEGDNDDNDEE; from the exons ATGAAGACCGGTAGCAGGAGCAGAGGGGCTACGAGAAAAGAAACTAAAGATGCACTGAAGCCTGTTGATGATAG GCGGGCTGGGAAGAGGAAAGGTGTCGAAAAGGTAGATACACGGAAGAGTAAGAAGGAAAAGACGGCTATTAAAGACCCAAACAAGCCCAAAAGGCCCCCAAGTGCCTTCTTTGTATTCCT TGAGGATTTCCGGAAGACCTTCAAAAAGGAAAATCCAAACGTGAAGGCTGTCTCAGCA GTTGGAAAAGCCGGTGGAGAGAGGTGGAAATCCTTGTCCGAAGCT GAAAAAGCTCCGTATGAAGCTAAAGCTGCAAAGAGGAAGGCTGAATACGAAAAACTTATGACTGCTTACCTCAAGAAGCAG GAGAGTTCTTCTGATGAGGATGATGAAGGTTCTGAGAAGTCGGCATCGGAAGTTCATGACGATGAGCAG GAGGAAgatgaggaggaagaggaggaaggtGACAACGACGATAATGATGAGGAGTGA
- the LOC121763809 gene encoding cis-prenyltransferase 4, chloroplastic-like, producing MAEAIYQWSGLSIEKLVSSEPLPKNPAFTKSAMVSLQIKLGLPAPHLSNSLDLKQVPLPPRALSSSAKHPGEEAALLRESMPRHVAVIMDGNRRWARMRGLPVGSGYEAGLRALKRTVELSSNLGIRVLTVFAFSSDNWFRPKVEVDVLMALFDRGLREELQNLLSADVRISIIGDSSKLFNSLQALLANAIETTKKNSKLHLIIAVNYTGRSDVVQACQKVAAKVKDGVIEPGDIDEVVFERELGTNCTDFPHPDLLIRTSGELRVSNFLLWQLAHTELYFTDSLWPDFGEDEFLQALTSFQQRQRRFGC from the exons ATGGCAGAGGCTATTTATCAATGGAGTGGTCTCTCAATTGAAAAACTAGTGAGCAGTGAGCCCCTTCCTAAAAATCCCGCCTTCACAAAATCAGCGATGGTATCTCTCCAAATCAAGCTCGGGCTGCCGGCGCCACACCTCAGCAACTCACTAGATCTAAAGCAGGTGCCGTTGCCGCCGCGCGCGTTATCTTCTTCAGCCAAGCATCCCGGCGAGGAGGCGGCCTTGCTGAGGGAGTCGATGCCGAGACACGTGGCGGTGATTATGGATGGGAACAGGAGGTGGGCCCGGATGAGGGGTTTGCCGGTCGGGTCGGGCTATGAGGCCGGGCTTCGGGCCTTAAAAAGGACGGTGGAGCTCTCTTCCAACTTGGGGATAAGGGTTCTTACTGTCTTCGCCTTTTCTTCCGATAATTGGTTTCGCCCAAAg GTAGAGGTTGATGTCTTGATGGCATTGTTTGACAGAGGGTTAAGAGAGGAACTCCAAAATTTATTAAg TGCAGATGTTAGGATTTCAATCATTGGGGACTCCTCTAAACTCTTCAATTCATTGCAAGCATTGCTAGCCAATGCAATTGAAACCACCAAGAAAAACTCAAAACTTCACCTAATCATCGCAGTTAACTACACTGGCCGGAGTGATGTTGTGCAAGCCTGCCAAAAGGTCGCGGCTAAGGTGAAAGATGGAGTCATTGAGCCCGGGGATATCGATGAGGTTGTATTCGAAAGGGAACTTGGAACGAATTGTACGGATTTCCCACATCCCGACTTACTAATTCGGACCAGTGGGGAGCTGAGAGTCAGTAATTTCTTACTATGGCAGTTGGCTCATACTGAACTATACTTCACTGATTCACTTTGGCCTGATTTTGGTGAAGATGAGTTCTTACAGGCCTTAACTTCGTTCCAACAAAGGCAGAGACGCTTTGGCTGTTGA
- the LOC121777727 gene encoding chlorophyll a-b binding protein CP29.1, chloroplastic-like produces MDIAPLPQSNAPTKNLHLLHQIQILYLNPKITTSPNSTMSTAAAASSFIGIRLSDLHPAGSGRVEARFGFGRKKPAPKKSPSKTFNSDRPLWFPGAKAPEYLDGSLVGDYGFDPFGLGKPAEYLQFDLDSLDQNLAKNLAGDIIGTRTELSDVKSTPFQPYSEVFGLQRFRECELIHGRWAMLATLGALTVEWLTGITWQDAGKVELVEGSSYLGQPLPFTISTLIWIEVLVIGYIEFQRNAELDPEKRLYPGGSYFDPLGLAADPEKKETLQLAEIKHARLAMVAFLGFAVQAAATGKGPLNNWVTHLSDPLHTTILDTFGFFS; encoded by the exons atggat ATCGCTCCACTCCCCCAATCCAACGCTCCTACAAAAAATCTCCATCTCCTTCACCAAATTCAAATCCTATATCTCAACCCCAAAATCACCACATCTCCCAATTCCACAAtgtccaccgccgccgccgcctcttcCTTCATCGGCATCCGCCTCTCCGAcctccacccggccgggtcgggCCGCGTCGAGGCCCGATTCGGATTCGGCCGCAAAAAACCCGCCCCGAAGAAATCCCCTTCGAAGACCTTCAACTCCGACCGCCCGCTGTGGTTTCCCGGCGCCAAGGCCCCGGAATACCTTGACGGATCCCTCGTCGGGGACTACGGCTTCGACCCTTTCGGCCTCGGGAAGCCGGCCGAGTACCTGCAGTTCGATTTGGACTCGCTCGATCAGAACCTGGCAAAGAATTTGGCGGGAGACATCATCGGGACCAGAACGGAGCTCAGCGACGTCAAGTCCACTCCGTTCCAGCCCTACAGTGAGGTTTTCGGCCTCCAGAGGTTCAGGGAGTGCGAGCTCATCCACGGGAGGTGGGCCATGCTCGCCACCCTCGGTGCTCTCACCGTCGAGTGGCTCACTGGCATCACCTGGCAGGATGCCGGCAAA gTGGAGCTGGTGGAGGGATCGTCATACCTAGGACAACCGTTGCCCTTCACGATATCCACATTGATATGGATCGAGGTGCTCGTGATCGGGTACATTGAGTTCCAGAGGAATGCGGAGCTTGACCCGGAAAAGAGGTTGTACCCTGGGGGGTCGTACTTTGACCCGTTGGGGCTAGCGGCCGACCCAGAGAAGAAGGAGACACTCCAACTAGCTGAGATCAAACACGCTCGTCTCGCAATGGTGGCGTTCCTGGGCTTCGCCGTCCAAGCGGCCGCCACTGGAAAAGGGCCGCTCAACAACTGGGTGACCCATTTGAGCGACCCGCTCCACACCACCATTTTGGACACCTTCGGTTTTTTCTCTTGA
- the LOC121792104 gene encoding E3 ubiquitin-protein ligase AIRP2-like — MRKSFKDSLKALEADIQHANTLASDYPRAYDGACIQMRLSYSPCAYVFLFLVQWTDCHLAGALGLIRILIYKAYGNGKTTMSIHEKKASLREFYGVIFPSLLQLHNGITDAEERKQRELCDTKYTRRDETVKGKLSEIEIEREEECGICMEMNTKVVLPRCSHSLCVKCYRDWCAKSQSCPFCRDSLKRMDSGELWIYTSNCDITDLSTITRENLKRLVVYIEKLPLVVPNLMVVSCDPHS, encoded by the exons ATGAGGAAGTCTTTTAAAGATTCACTCAAAGCGCTTGAAGCTGATATTCAACATGCCAACACCtt GGCATCGGATTATCCGAGGGCGTATGATGGTGCTTGCATTCAGATGAGGCTATCGTATAGCCCTTGCGCGTATGTTTTCCTCTTCCTTGTTCAATGGACTGATTGTCATCTAGCCGGGGCACTCGGGCTTATTCGGATCCTTATCTACAAG GCTTATGGTAATGGTAAAACAACCATGTCTATTCATGAAAAGAAGGCGAGTTTGAGGGAGTTCTACG GAGTGATATTCCCCTCTTTGCTGCAACTTCACAATGGGATCACTGATGCCGAGGAGAGGAAGCAGAGAGAGCTCTGTGACACTAAGTACACGAGAAGAGACGAGACGGTCAAGGGGAAATTGTCCGAGATTGAAATCGAGAGGGAGGAAGAATGTGGGATTTGCATGGAGATGAACACAAAGGTTGTCCTGCCCCGTTGCAGCCATTCTTTGTGCGTTAAGTGCTACCGAGACTG GTGCGCCAAATCTCAGTCATGTCCGTTCTGTCGGGATAGTCTGAAGCGGATGGATTCCGGGGAGCTCTGGATATACACTAGCAACTGCGATATAACCGACTTATCCACCATTACAAGGGAAAATCTGAAGCGACTGGTCGTGTACATCGAAAAACTGCCCCTCGTCGTGCCGAATCTGATGGTGGTCTCTTGTGATCCTCATTCTTGA